Proteins found in one Ktedonobacteraceae bacterium genomic segment:
- a CDS encoding DNA-processing protein DprA yields MMRDLREQACWLLLAFESGLPIRIINDILVSWCVQSKRSLQEFFAASSEEWIKTCHLNAGMIEKLEKANEKLVGQAFLVEQLAHNSISLLTVLDDDYPKLLKTALKRDQTPPVLFYAGNLRILERKTIAIIGSRNAGEESLAFTRAVAQYLATQGANVISGNARGVDRTAYEGATNTDGCTTVVLPHGIRKLSRVQMQALLPKIEAGKVLLVSQFHPDAQWVVSRAMERNKVVTGLAQIVIVAESDVQGGTWAGANGALKQHRPLYVRKPELTSSLPGNKALIELGGHPLPWPTDALSDVLSPLLVASDQIRQKQNGTSTRPSQLSLLALSNE; encoded by the coding sequence ATGATGAGAGATTTACGAGAGCAAGCATGCTGGCTCCTGCTGGCTTTTGAAAGCGGGCTTCCTATTCGTATCATCAATGATATTCTTGTGTCCTGGTGTGTACAAAGTAAGCGCTCCTTACAAGAGTTCTTTGCCGCAAGTTCGGAGGAATGGATAAAAACCTGCCATCTCAATGCAGGCATGATTGAGAAATTAGAGAAAGCCAATGAGAAACTTGTGGGGCAGGCATTTCTTGTGGAACAGCTGGCTCACAACTCTATCTCCTTGCTAACTGTTCTCGACGATGATTATCCTAAGTTACTCAAAACCGCTCTCAAACGTGATCAAACACCTCCAGTTCTTTTCTACGCCGGTAATTTGCGGATTCTCGAACGCAAAACTATTGCAATTATAGGTTCGCGCAATGCCGGGGAAGAAAGTCTTGCATTCACTCGCGCTGTGGCCCAATATTTAGCAACACAAGGAGCTAATGTTATCAGTGGAAATGCGCGTGGTGTTGATCGGACTGCATATGAGGGGGCAACCAATACTGATGGATGTACAACTGTTGTGTTACCTCACGGTATTCGTAAGCTGAGCCGCGTTCAGATGCAGGCGCTATTGCCGAAGATTGAAGCTGGAAAAGTACTACTGGTGAGCCAATTTCATCCTGATGCCCAATGGGTAGTAAGCCGGGCTATGGAACGCAATAAGGTCGTAACTGGTCTCGCGCAAATCGTGATTGTTGCCGAATCGGATGTTCAAGGCGGTACCTGGGCAGGCGCAAATGGAGCTTTGAAGCAGCATCGGCCACTCTATGTACGTAAGCCGGAGCTTACTTCATCACTTCCAGGCAATAAAGCCTTGATAGAGCTTGGTGGTCATCCCTTACCCTGGCCTACAGATGCACTATCAGATGTTCTATCCCCTTTACTCGTAGCAAGCGATCAAATACGTCAGAAGCAGAATGGCACATCGACCCGTCCGAGCCAACTTTCGTTGCTTGCCCTTTCTAACGAGTAG
- a CDS encoding DEAD/DEAH box helicase family protein → MSITTLDLRGRDLIIIPPKDMLHLPTEELQQALFGDYLPTAIRISMGRDKRQHFLRTLPMNFSALKSALRKQQTPFTVAFEERPVLPFATSLTMEPRPYQEEALTRWLAEGSAGVVVLPTGAGKTLVAAMAIHETGLWTLVVVPTLDLLQQWRNALTAALGLAEADESAAGAIHRPLKAEDGIPEEDGLTLTEKIGVFGGGDKDIRPITIITYDSAALYPRELRRFGLLVFDVLWVIEEC, encoded by the coding sequence ATGTCTATAACTACTCTTGACCTGCGAGGCCGCGACCTCATCATCATCCCACCCAAAGACATGCTGCACCTGCCCACTGAGGAATTGCAGCAGGCCCTTTTTGGCGATTACTTGCCCACGGCTATACGCATCTCCATGGGCCGTGATAAACGCCAGCATTTTTTGCGTACCCTGCCCATGAATTTCAGCGCTCTTAAAAGTGCTCTACGCAAACAGCAGACGCCGTTCACCGTCGCCTTTGAGGAACGGCCCGTGCTGCCTTTTGCAACCTCGCTTACGATGGAACCACGCCCATATCAGGAGGAGGCTTTGACGCGCTGGCTGGCGGAGGGTAGCGCGGGCGTCGTCGTGCTTCCTACGGGCGCGGGCAAGACGCTGGTGGCGGCCATGGCTATCCATGAAACCGGGCTGTGGACGCTGGTCGTGGTGCCCACACTTGATCTGCTGCAACAATGGCGCAATGCGTTGACCGCCGCCTTGGGATTGGCGGAGGCCGATGAATCGGCGGCGGGCGCGATTCATCGGCCCCTAAAGGCAGAAGATGGGATTCCAGAAGAGGATGGGCTTACGCTGACGGAAAAGATTGGCGTCTTTGGCGGCGGCGACAAAGATATTCGACCGATTACGATCATCACCTATGATTCCGCGGCGCTGTATCCACGCGAGTTGCGGCGCTTTGGGCTGCTGGTCTTCGACGTGCTCTGGGTAATCGAGGAGTGTTAA
- a CDS encoding RecQ family ATP-dependent DNA helicase, translating into MASAGTWHSVPPEKLLEERFHISAGFHPGQRDIIEQLVQGKRVFAIQRTGWGKSLCYQMTSLYYPHLTLVFSPLKALMRDQCKRCNEVYAIPAAIVSSDFTEDENRMTLERAVAGHFKILYIAPERLSNMLWQSYVYRMRISMIVIDEAHCISTWGHDFRPHYRRIVNLLRALSDRVPVLALTATANKRVEQDVLQQIGESAQVVRGTMRRPNLHLNVVTLSGDQEKLSYLGEVLPQWPGTGIIYTATKSSAEVVAAFLQKQGLGAEYYHAGREDTIRQNIEHKFMANQYKVVCSTNALGMGIDKPDVRFIVHYQIPASPIHYYQEMGRAGRDGKDSTCLLLYDGTDLLIQEHFIRNAKPEGKAYETVLFQLRMNPQGLRESDMMRATGFSQGSIRTILADLEDQGLIKRDVRNPTYTAVEWPGKIDFSEYDMVREQKQRELADIRNYATLQSCYMGYLTTYLGDLPGYQCGTCGYCQPTNFPLIRPSERIQGAAAYFLEEELLPRIEKRGSERNPIHEAGWSLSYHGDSRVAKLVRASKYENAGPFPLSLVIRAAETIRTCYPIAEISGIVSVPPTKSGSLVEVFARQVADRLGVEYLPVIMKVRQTGEQKSFTNRLQKEDNVKGAFSVPSRARVTGRTLLLVDDIYDSGYMLREVAKTLMQAGARAVYPFTITRTVHSDDQ; encoded by the coding sequence ATGGCATCGGCGGGTACGTGGCACAGTGTTCCACCGGAAAAGCTGCTGGAAGAACGTTTCCATATCTCAGCAGGCTTCCATCCAGGTCAGCGTGACATCATCGAGCAACTTGTGCAGGGCAAACGCGTTTTTGCTATCCAGCGAACTGGTTGGGGAAAATCGCTTTGTTATCAAATGACCAGCTTATATTATCCACATCTCACGCTCGTCTTCTCACCCTTAAAAGCACTCATGCGCGATCAATGCAAACGCTGTAATGAAGTATATGCTATTCCTGCAGCTATCGTCAGCTCAGATTTTACTGAGGATGAGAACCGAATGACATTAGAACGAGCGGTAGCAGGACACTTCAAAATACTGTATATTGCTCCCGAACGTTTGAGCAATATGCTCTGGCAATCCTACGTGTATAGGATGCGCATCAGTATGATCGTGATTGATGAAGCTCATTGCATTTCTACATGGGGTCACGATTTTCGCCCGCATTATCGTCGTATTGTGAATTTGTTGAGGGCGCTTTCTGATAGAGTTCCCGTACTGGCTCTGACTGCGACTGCAAACAAACGTGTTGAGCAGGATGTACTGCAACAGATTGGGGAAAGCGCGCAAGTAGTTCGTGGTACCATGCGGCGTCCCAACTTACACCTGAACGTTGTGACGTTGAGTGGCGATCAGGAGAAGCTCAGCTATCTAGGAGAAGTCCTTCCTCAGTGGCCCGGTACGGGCATTATCTACACAGCAACTAAAAGCAGTGCGGAAGTGGTAGCCGCATTTCTCCAAAAACAGGGACTGGGAGCAGAGTATTACCATGCAGGCAGAGAAGATACTATTCGGCAGAATATTGAGCACAAGTTTATGGCCAATCAATACAAGGTTGTTTGTTCTACCAATGCACTCGGCATGGGCATTGACAAGCCAGATGTACGTTTCATTGTGCATTATCAAATTCCTGCCTCTCCCATCCACTATTATCAAGAGATGGGTAGGGCAGGGCGTGATGGGAAAGATTCTACATGTCTTCTTCTCTATGATGGTACTGACTTACTTATACAAGAACACTTTATACGTAATGCGAAGCCTGAAGGAAAGGCTTATGAGACCGTTTTGTTCCAGCTACGGATGAATCCTCAAGGTCTACGTGAGAGCGATATGATGCGAGCCACCGGATTTTCTCAGGGGTCTATTCGCACTATTCTCGCAGACCTTGAAGATCAGGGGTTGATCAAGCGCGATGTTAGAAATCCCACCTATACTGCCGTAGAATGGCCAGGGAAAATTGATTTTTCTGAGTACGATATGGTACGCGAACAGAAACAGCGCGAATTAGCTGATATTCGGAATTATGCAACCTTACAATCGTGCTACATGGGGTATCTCACGACCTATCTTGGCGATTTACCTGGATATCAATGTGGAACATGCGGATATTGCCAGCCTACAAATTTTCCACTTATTAGGCCTTCAGAAAGAATACAAGGAGCAGCGGCATATTTTCTTGAGGAGGAGCTTTTGCCTCGTATTGAGAAACGTGGAAGTGAGAGAAATCCCATTCATGAGGCCGGTTGGTCGCTTTCGTATCATGGAGATAGTCGTGTAGCTAAGCTGGTGCGGGCCAGCAAATACGAAAATGCTGGCCCATTTCCTTTAAGTCTGGTTATACGGGCCGCTGAAACGATACGTACTTGCTATCCAATTGCTGAAATCAGTGGTATAGTGAGTGTACCACCAACAAAGAGTGGATCATTGGTGGAAGTATTTGCCCGCCAGGTTGCTGATCGGTTAGGAGTTGAATACTTGCCTGTGATTATGAAAGTGCGACAGACTGGTGAGCAGAAGAGTTTTACAAATCGCTTACAGAAAGAGGATAATGTAAAAGGAGCTTTCTCAGTTCCCTCTCGTGCGCGCGTGACTGGACGTACGTTATTACTGGTAGATGACATTTATGATTCTGGCTACATGCTGCGTGAGGTGGCAAAAACACTCATGCAAGCTGGAGCAAGAGCTGTTTATCCATTCACCATAACACGCACTGTACACTCAGATGATCAATAG